TGCGCATAACGGAGACCAGCACGCAGTACCTATTTGTGAACGACTCAGACCAAGATGATGATGGCAATGAAACGGGCAATATTGATACGCTGACCTTCAATTACCAGGTCCGCGAAGAATTTGTGTCAAGGGCCTGTGGGTTTGTGGCCAATTTTGACGACCTATCCGTTGCCCTACAACCGGATTCTGACAACTGGATACAGCATATAGTCATTGTAGATACGACCATTGAAAAATCAACAGCCGTCCATGTCAAGATATTTCATTAGCCCTTTGTTCTTTTTCGCTACGTTTTGGGGGTTTACCCAGAACGAATCTTCAGATCGGCAACAGCGGGATACCGTACCGTACCATCTCGAATATGGGCTGCGCGTAGGCATAGACCTGAGCCGGCCGGTGCTCTCTTTTGCAAACAATGGTTATACGGGAATTGAATTTGTGGGCGATTACCGCTTTAGTGATAAGATTTGGTTGGCCGGCGAACTGGGCAACGAAAAACGTACCGATCAAGAAGACCTCTACAACTTTACCACCTCTGGCAGCTATCTAAAATTG
This portion of the Flagellimonas lutaonensis genome encodes:
- a CDS encoding DUF6452 family protein produces the protein MNRLQIALIVLICLTGAASCEKDDICVDGDTPLLVIGFFDSDDTTQTKTVTALRIRAIGQDEDVTTFTNLSTLDSVGIPLRITETSTQYLFVNDSDQDDDGNETGNIDTLTFNYQVREEFVSRACGFVANFDDLSVALQPDSDNWIQHIVIVDTTIEKSTAVHVKIFH